The following coding sequences are from one Eptesicus fuscus isolate TK198812 chromosome 7, DD_ASM_mEF_20220401, whole genome shotgun sequence window:
- the KRT5 gene encoding keratin, type II cytoskeletal 5, translating into MSRQSSVSFRSGGSRSFSAASAITPSVSRTSFTSVSRSGGGGGGGFGRVSIRGAGGAGGYGSRSLYNLGGSKRISMSSSGGGFRNRFGAGVGGGYGFGGGAGSGFGLGGGSGGGFGLGGGGGYGFMGGAGLGGGYGGAGFPVCPPGGIQEVTINQSLLTPLNLQIDPTIQRVRTEEREQIKTLNNKFASFIDKVRFLEQQNKVLDTKWTLLQEQGTKTVRQNLEPLFEQYINNLRRQLDGVLGERGRLDSELRNMQDLVEDFKNKYEDEINKRTTAENEFVMLKKDVDAAYMSKVELEAKVDALMDEINFLKMFFEAELSQMHTHISDTSVVLSMDNNRSLDLDSIIAEVKAQYEDIANRSRTEAESWYQTKYEELQQTAGRHGDDLRSTKHEISEMNRMIQRLRAEIDNVKKQCANLQNAIAEAEQRGEMALKDARNKLAELEDALQKAKQDMARLLRDYQELMNTKLALDVEIATYRKLLEGEECRLSGEGVGPVNISVVTSNVSSGYGGGYGGGYGGGSGLGGGLGGGLGGGLGGGLGGGFGGGLGGSGGGFGGGLGSGLGSGLSMGSSGFSSSSGRNLGVGLGSSSIGGGGSSSSVKFVSTTSSSRKSFKS; encoded by the exons ATGTCTCGCCAGTCAAGTGTGTCCTTCCGGAGTGGGGGCAGCCGCAGCTTCAGCGCCGCCTCTGCCATCACCCCGTCTGTCTCTCGCACCAGTTTCACCTCTGTGTCCCGAtccgggggtggtggtggtggtggctttGGCAGGGTCAGCATTCGGGGTGCTGGTGGAGCAGGAGGCTATGGCAGCCGGAGCCTCTACAACCTGGGGGGCTCCAAGAGGATCTCCATGAGCAGTAGTGGCGGTGGCTTTAGAAACCGATTTGGTGCCGGTGTTGGAGGTGGCTATGGCTTTGGAGGTGGAGCTGGGAGCGGATTTGGTTTAGGCGGTGGATCTGGTGGTGGCTTTGGGCTCGGTGGAGGCGGTGGCTATGGGTTCATGGGAGGCGCTGGCCTTGGAGGTGGCTATGGGGGTGCTGGCTTCCCCGTCTGTCCCCCTGGAGGCATCCAAGAGGTCACTATCAACCAGAGTCTCCTGACTCCCCTTAACCTACAAATCGACCCCACCATCCAGCGAGTGCGGACTGAGGAGCGGGAGCAGATCAAGACCCTCAACAACAAGTTTGCCTCCTTCATCGACAAG GTGCGCTTCCTGGAGCAGCAGAACAAGGTCCTGGACACCAAGTGGACCCTGCTGCAGGAGCAGGGCACTAAGACCGTGAGGCAGAACCTGGAGCCTTTGTTTGAGCAGTACATCAACAACCTCAGGAGACAGCTGGATGGtgtcctgggggagaggggccgcCTGGACTCAGAGCTGAGGAACATGCAGGACCTGGTGGAGGACTTCAAGAACAA GTATGAAGATGAAATCAACAAGCGCACCACTGCTGAGAATGAGTTTGTGATGCTGAAAAAG GATGTGGACGCCGCCTACATGAGCAAGGTGGAGCTGGAGGCCAAGGTCGATGCACTGATGGATGAGATCAACTTCTTGAAGATGTTCTTTGAGGCG GAGCTGTCCCAGATGCACACGCACATCTCAGACACATCTGTGGTGCTGTCCATGGACAACAACCGCTCCCTGGACCTGGACAGCATCATTGCCGAGGTCAAGGCCCAATATGAGGACATTGCTAACCGAAGCCGGACAGAAGCTGAGTCCTGGTACCAGACCAAG TACGAGGAGCTGCAGCAGACAGCTGGTCGGCACGGCGATGATCTCCGCAGCACCAAGCATGAGATCTCCGAGATGAACCGCATGATCCAGAGGCTGAGAGCGGAGATTGATAACGTCAAGAAGCAG TGTGCCAACCTGCAGAATGCCATCGCTGAAGCTGAGCAGCGTGGGGAGATGGCCCTCAAGGACGCCAGGAACAAGCTGGCTGAACTGGAGGACGCCCTGCAGAAAGCCAAGCAGGACATGGCCCGGCTGCTGCGTGACTACCAGGAGCTTATGAACACCAAGCTGGCCCTGGATGTGGAGATTGCCACCTACAGGAAGCTGCTGGAGGGCGAGGAGTGCAG ACTGAGTGGAGAAGGAGTTGGACCAGTCAACATCT CTGTCGTCACCAGCAATGTCTCCTCTGGCTACGGAGGTGGCTATGGTGGTGGCTATGGAGGTGGCAGTGGCCTGGGCGGCGGCCTGGGTGGAGGTCTTGGCGGCGGCCTCGGTGGAGGTCTTGGTGGCGGCTTCGGTGGAGGTCTTGGTGGTAGCGGTGGAGGTTTTGGAGGAGGTCTTGGTAGTGGCCTCGGCAGTGGGCTCAGTATGGGGAGCTCTGGCTTCAGTTCGAGCAGTGGCCGAAACCTGGGGGTGGGCCTTGGCAGCAGCAGCAttggtggaggaggcagcagctcCAGCGTTAAATTTgtctccaccacctcctcctcccggaaGAGCTTCAAGAGTTAA